The Rosa rugosa chromosome 3, drRosRugo1.1, whole genome shotgun sequence sequence ATTATCATTAGTCAAATCTTCTTTTGTATGTCGATCATGTTGCAAGACTGATAAATTTGAACAGTTTTCTAGGTAAGACTCTGAATCTAACATGTCAGATACCTTCTAACAACTTAAGTCCTAATTAACATCTTCAGACTGAAAAAGATATCATTAAGCCTCTGCTGGGACATGAGGAAAGTGAAAAGGGTATCCTAATACCTGGAACTAACTAAGTAAACAAGACCGCGCAAGTACCAAAAAGTCCAGTAGTCTCACTTTTACACGTCCGAAATTGAAAGAGCTAATTGGAGTATACGGTTTATACCATACTTTGCTTTTGGTGATCTGCATTAAAAGAAACTAAGAAAGTGAAAATGACTTCATCATCTAATGGCGACATCAGTTAATTCCAATAAGCAGATACTAATTCTATATTATGCCAAAGTAGTGTGTTTGATGTTTGGCAAGCAGTAGCATATATACCCATTaatagtatttgaaaattgaagatTCGGTTCTACTTTCTAGTTATAGTGAAAACCACGTAATACTTATCTGTTAAAAGGGTTTAGTTATTAATTGTTGAACTAATGCTAAGTTGTATGAGCTAATTAATCTTAATCTTATCTTATGATATATTACAGGATAGAGCATGTAAACATTAAGGAAGTCCGGAGTCAAGCGAAGGTGATAGGAACCCTAGTGACCTTTGGGGGAGCTTTGTTGATGGCAATGTACAAAGGCCCTGCCATTAACATAGTAGGCTCACATGATGACGGAGGCCACCATGAAAGTAGCAGCCGCACCTCGAGCACACACTGGGCAATGGGGACGCTCTTTATCCTCATAGGTTGTGTGGCTTGGTCCTGCTTCTACGTGTTACAAGTAAGCAAACCCGTCGTCCTTTAAAAGCTTAAGTTGAAAGGTGTGAGCAACCAACTGGTTTATATTAATCTAGTAACATCCATGCAGTCTGTAACACTGAAGAAATACCCGGCAAACATATCCCTTTCCTGCTGGATTTGCTCGATGGGCGCAATGCAAGGTGCAGCAGTAGCGTTTGTTGCAGAGCGCCATCCTAGTGCTTGGGCCGTCGGCTGGGATACGAGGCTCCTAGCACCTCTCTATACAGTTAGTAACACGCAcattaagaatatatatggaACGTCACAACAATTAGTTTTGTGTGACATCTTTGCTCGTTCACGTACAATGAGTTTTGTGTATaaggttttatttattttatgagGCCTATcatttcttctttaattaaattaagtTGTATTTTCAATGATGCAGGGAATAGTTAGCTCTGGAATTACATACTATGTGCAAGGGTTGGTAATGAAAACTAGAGGACCAGTATTTGTAACAGCTTTTAACCCTCTCTGCATGATCCTCGTCGCAATTCTGGCTTCGTTCGTTCTAGCTGAGAAACTCCACCTGGGCAGGTAAAAAACACAGGCATCTAGTTATATATCTCATCAAAGTAACTTTCAGAATTCAGATTATGTCTTTTGGACATACTTTACGTTAAATAGCACATATCTTATGAGGAAAAAAtacttgatatatatatatatatatatatatatatatatctaactTTCTTTTGGTTACTAATTTACCTTGATTCATATTCAGTATCATTGGAGGCTTTATAATCGCCATCGGCCTTTACGCTGTGGTGTGGGGTAAAAGCAAGGACTATAGTACTAGTACTAGCCCAACCAATGATCCCACTGATCTCAAGGATGAGAATGAAGCTCACAAATTACCAATTACTACAACCAATGGGACTAAACTGACCATTATTGGCGGCAAAAATAGCAGCAACCAGCCAGCAGAGATGCAATTTATGACGGTCCAAAAATAAAGCTTCCCATTGGAAAACCCTAGCTTTTCTTTCGGGACAGCTCTACTATCAAGTTGTGAAATGAACTGTTATCAATCAACGAAGCCAGAATAAGATCGAGTATATGTTGTGGTTCTTCTTTTCTCAATGAAATATGTATGTACGTATAGCGGTATCCTGCACAAAGTTCTGCAGTCGGGTCTCCTTTTGTCTTTCACAGTTTTGTGGGTACAAAAATTAGTCATATTTATCTTTGAACGTACAATAGATCGGTCGATCTTGAATAATATTATTGTACATATCAGATTTTGTAACCACATTATTGGCAAATTATTTATCTCTAACAAAGTTAGGGTTCGCTTGCAGATAAGTAGATCTCTCATACATAAGTACCCTACCCTTTGCATTATGAGGAGTTGATTGCAAATTTAGTCGATATGAACATCCTCCTAAAGAAAAGCCAGAAAAGTAATGATATTACCATTTCAAAGAGTGTAGCTTGTCAACTTTAGGTGAAAGGTATTCTAAACGCCCAAGCAAAGTAAGGCATGTATATATCGATCTCTTTACACTGAGACTACATCTAACTAAGGCATGCATAAACCGATAGTTGATAGATCCAAATACAAAGTACCAAACTATATATCAATATCGCACATTCGCACATGCCCATGCCATACAAGAATAAtttgatttgtaaaatatatctctCCATTAATTCTGCCGTTTATGGTTACAATTATATTCTTTTACATCCCACAATTCGTGACTTATGGAGTTCGCAtctaaaaccaattggcaatggatgaagtggcctaaacccttataaatccataagcaaagttatatttttccaatgtgggagttatatttatacacattctcaacatgcccccgcacgtgtggcgatttctcaagccatacacgtggacaagttatagtgggtgacggtgagcacgtgtggccatcgctgaaaccaaacacgtgggtaacccgctctaaTTATCTGGAGTtcgcatccaaaaccaattgacaatggatggagtggctcaAACCCTTACAAAtccataagcaaagttatatttttcaatGGTGgaagttatatttatacacattctcaacaacTTATTCAGAAGAATATTAATAAAGCCTTTTGCAAGaaacagggaaaaaaaaaactttatccACATGCACACTGATTGTACTTGAAGATTTGATTTGATGAAATGACCCAAGTGAATTATCTCTTGCTCTTTTGAACCCCAAGTCATATTCTTTAATTCATACATAGTCCGTAGATCTATAGCCCCACGCTTTCTTTAGTTAACTGAAGTGATTAGGTAAAAGACATAAATCCGATCAAAATCATGACCTATTTTGATCGTAATTTATTTAACTAGCAACCATCTCAGGTCTACTGTTACCTTAGGGGACAATTCTTAACCTTGTCTACACCATTACAATTGAAAGTTATGACACAGCAACGACACCAAACAACACTACAAAAAGTCGACCAATgaatttcttctccattttttcTCAATTTGCAATAATATTGTAACCACGTTAAAATCTCTTTTTAGAGACAGTATCCGGGATTGTAAGGTGAGATTCCACCAAACCCTGATTTAATTTGTTCTATTGGAATCCCAATACGAAACCACAAACTTTATATGTTTGGACTTTGTCACCCCAAGTGTTCTATACTCAtccagaaaataaaattaatactGTTAGTTCGTATTAGTTATACTAGCAGGGCCTACCCACTATGTGTGTGGAGATAAATTAAAGGTAGTGGAAAAACTTTCCGTACAACTACCacattttatgttttttttttttaatttttaattttattttacaatttatcatattatccttattgattaattatatttcatagttttttaatatataacgGTTAAATTGGttaaaaatttcagttttggagagcaagctctcttctcttaataatagtatagatgtaTCTAGCTCTCACATGATCTCTTATATGTTGGACATGATTGgtcattttattcttttatattatgaacctttcttcttcttctttttgtggCTGATTTTGGATTACGAACTTGTGGTGCATCATTTCTGATTGATGCCTAGTAAGAAAGTCTCATCAATCAAGTATCTCAATTAAGAGCTAGCTATGATTGTACGTTATTGCATGAATACGTAGGAAGCATATTTAACATATTGCAAAAAGAAGAATTTAGCATAAAATGATGGGACACCCTAACATAGTAACATGGATCATTTTGTTAGATATACTTAATATTTCCTGAACTTTTCCATGGTCACTATTCCAAAAAGGAAATGACATCAAACAATATATTAGATCTCTCATACAAAAGCCATGGAACAAATTAGTTATATATTTTAAGTGAGGGAAGAGTAAACTAAAATATCTCAATGTAAAAGGGTTTTGGATGATATGCCttaatttaatttctgtttGATTTAAATATAAGAATCATTAATGGCTCGTTCATTGGCAAAGTTATAATTAAAGTAGAATGCATGATTACTTAAAGcctaaccacgtggtgtggtgtgttggtcgaacggcctagtctggaacccccaggtctagcgttcgaatcccagctccatcccgtggccagcagatttgagggatcctttggattcgtgcgtctgcggtgcagtggattagtctggctttgcctggctttcgccgcaatgtcggtgcaggtgtcctgacgctgggataccactgcatgggtgtgtgagttactaacaactaactacctaatcaaaaaaaaaaaaatgattacttAAAGCCTAGCTATGAGCTATGAAATTAACCTAAGCTAGCTTAaccatgtttttatttttattttattttttatatatatatttgggtaCCTGCTAGCTAGCTTTACACATGATTGATATGATAAACATAATATCAGGGCACTGGTTAATGTACCAGACCTTGACAACATTAAGTTGATCGACTTCCTTAGAACCTTATTTTCTTTACTACTAATGTAATATCCAATATTGGGGTGGACTTAATTCCAGCACCGATAAACTGAAACGTCCCGAATCGCACCACCAATTTTGGCTATGTTTGGTCTTTAGACTATCCAAATATTGGCCGGATTATTGTTTATGTGTAAAACCATTTGATGTTTCGAGGATTTTGATTATGTAAATGTGAAAGACCTTGACAACACTTACCATCCACGTAAATTGCACTAACAAAATGATGAATGGGGTCATAAATAGAAGTTAGTCGCATAAAGAGTCCCAAACCAAAACGGTAGTGATGGATGGAATTACCTATCGGCCCTATGTCTTAAAAGTGGTGTCCACTCTTCATAGCACCGAACTCCGCCTAAACACCACATACGCCTTGCATGAATCATGCTAAGGCACTCAACCTAAATTTCATTTGGTGGTCAATGAATCAAATCCCCACTTCCCCTATAAAATAAGTTAAAGAAAGGAAAGGGGAAGCATTATTTTCATAGAGATCCACTTAATTACTACTCTTCcccctctctatctctctctctctctctctcaatcttttttgtttttgtttgattctCTCTCCATCTCATGCCTTTGCAAGTGAGCTAGCTAAGATTAATTATTTGTAGTTGCTTAAGTTTTTGGTTAATGGATAAGAGAATCCATATCCAAGAGtgacagaaagagagagagtgagtggcTTTGGACATGTACGTATGGTTTTGAAATATTGGCCGAGCTACTATTCCAATTTTTAGCTTTTTTATGCTTATAAGAGGGGCATTTCTCAGTTTAGTGTTGCCAAGCAGCAGCCTAGTCCATAATACAAGTATTAACTTCAATACTTGTGTTATAGTGTGTGAGTGCTAAGGTAGCTAGAGGTAACGTGGTACTAGCTAGTACTAACACTAGATAGAAAGATGGGAGACCAAAGTCCATCTGGGTCTAAGTTGAGTGTGTTTCTCAAGAAGATCAAACCTTATTTGGCTATGGTCTCCCTGCAGTTTGGGTATGCAGGCATGTACATCATAAGCATGGTCTCGTTTAAGCATGGCATGAGTCACTTTGTCTTGTCGGTGTACCGTCACGTTGTTGCCTTCTGTGTCATTGCACCCTTCGCGTTGGTTCTTGAAAGGTTCGGATACGTTCTTAACATATTAGGTTGTCATACTGTCAAACTTTTTATCGTACATTAAGCAAACGTTGATAGGAGATGTTAAATTATTTAACAAGGAAAGACTTGCGTTAGAACTAATAATTAGTCTCCTTTTTCCGTAGCTACTAAATTGATTGCATTGTTTATATATCTTTTTACAGGAAAATAAGGCCAAGAATGACTCTCCCCATATTCCTCAGAATAGTGTTGCTTGGATTTCTTGAGTAATGCTCTAAGAAGCTCTctcttattaattttttttccctccttTATCGTTAAGAACGAGTTGAAGTTAGCAATAAATTGAAGTAATCAGCACCATGGAAGGACTTAATTGTTAATGCTATTACCATTGCTTTACAGGCCAGTTCTTGACCAGAACTTATACTTTCTGGGAATGAAGTACACCTCAGCAACATTTGCATCTGCAACTGTTAATGTCCTTCCTGCCATAACCTTTATACTGGCACTTTGCTTCAGGTATATatttaagttgataaccttttaGATTTTTAATGATGAACAAGCATTTTCTATAGTGTTTTAGTGCGCTTATGCAAGCAAATGAAAAGGTTAATGTATGCTTATCAGCCAACACCTCGGAAAGCATTACGGAAATTGGGCAGAGACATCATACTcttgattttcttattttgtttttgatatcATGGTCGGCATATATTGATACGAGGATACTTTCAATTAATTTCTGTAGAAAAATGACGTAAGAGAATTTAGTAcgtctcatttttattttttgtttgtcctAGGATTAGGATGATATCATATATAAATTAAgctaaccactgcaagtggcctaatggttcttgcctagttgggtgtgctccccaacctaggttcgaatctCGAAGTTGTCAAAGTGGCCaaacactgtgctgcaatgcatagtTGAAGCATTTTacatgcgctgaaggggtttattttgggcctaggaagcctttgagtttcccttgacaaagtaaaaaatatatataaatatatatatatatatatatatatatatatatatatatatatatatatatatatatatatataattaagatgaaattaacaaaaaaaaaagaaaaaagaatagcTCCTTACATTAAATGAGGAGGAATGGAGGATCAAATTAGTATTTGATCATCCGAGTGACATAAGATGCTGGTTCTCATATTAcatgaatcaattatcttctagGTCTTGACCTAATGATCGATACCGTATTTGGTATTTGATTAATCGTCAGGTTAGAGACTGTGAACGTCAAGAAGCTACATAGCCTAGCCAAGGTCATCGGAACGTTGGTCACCTTGTCTGGAGCAATGATCATGACTTTGTACAAAGGCCCCATTATCGATGTTTTTCGGGGACACTCAAACAGCACCCAAACTAGTAGCACCGAGTCAAGCGATCAGCATTGGATCGCTGGCCCCTTGATGCTCATAGCCAGCTGCGGCGGTTGGGCAAGTTTCTTTATCTTACAAGTGAGTCATCTTACATACATTTATATGATATTTCATATTGATAGTCTGACAACATATATCACATGTGAATATTTATACGTGTAAACTAAATGTTTGTAATTGTCGCTCTATTTCAGTCGTTCACATTGAAGAAGTACCCAGCACAGTTGTCTCTCACAGCCTGGATATGTGTAATGGGTGTGCTGGAAGGTGGAGTAGTGACACTTGTGATGGAACGCAAAATGAGTGTGTGGGTTATAGGTTGGGACTCAAGGCTTCTTGCTTCTGTTTACTCTGTGAGTACTCGATCAATTCCAACCATTTTAATTACAAGCCTAATTAATTTGTAGCAAAAATTAATAATTGCAAAGCATCAATTTGACACCTACGATTTTGTCTATCGTTAGGGAGTGATTTGTTCTGGACTTGCATATTATGTGCAAGGTGTTGTGAATAGAGAACGAGGCCCCGTTTTCGTGACATCTTTCAGCCCTCTTTGCATGATCATCACCGCCGTTCTAGGTGCCATCGTTTTAGCTGAGCAAGTCCACCTCGGAAGGTTTGAACGCTTAGACTCAACTCATACATTTATTTATCAAATGATGTTTCAGCATACATGTCACCGTTACTGGAACGACTATGAGCAGGAAATGTACGCGGGTTTTACAAAGAGAGCCATGTACATTGACGGCCGATAAGTCTTCTCAATATATGAAGTCGTGGTTTGCAGCGCAAGGAACTTATGTATTGTTCTTTACCTTTTTTGTGCTTTTTTTCAGTATACTTGGAGCTATTCTCATTGTGTTCGGACTCTACACCGTGGTTTGGGGCAAAAGCAAAGACCCTGTGGCCTTGGACGAGCCATTGAAAGATGAGAAAGGTGTTAACCACGAACTGCCAGTCACTGCTGCAAATAATAGCATCAAGGGAAGTACCTGATCAGAAGCTTCCATTTTCAAGATCGATTCGAATCAGAAGCACAGGAATATATCATGAAAGATATAAATATGTGTCTGTTCTGATTCGAGATTCCTAGCTAGCACTGAGTCATCTTGCATTACCTACATGGGAAGATTATGTCGAAAATAATCTTTCTGGGAATGAAATGCAGTTCCTTATGTCAGATTGCACTTAACTACATGCATGTAATTTTTGACTTTTCGATAATGAATTATGTACTATCACTTGTGTTTGTCTACgtttctctctctatatattcttcctcttttttcgtgttctttcttctttccggcctgttttatttgtttgatcGAACAATTTGCATGTGCTATTCTTACCTGTGCAATATATATACCTGAAAAGCAAGCATCGAATATTCCAGTTTTCAGAAGTAAAAAGAATTTTGTTTCAAATCCCAGAATAACACTGGCTGCATGCATGCCTAACTGTTTAGGTCCCACGTACCAACATCAGGATCGATGCCTATTGTTCATAATAGCATTTCTGGCCGGCCTAGTTAGTCGCATAATTGCAACGTATGTGGTTGAACGGCCTTTTGAGTAATTTTTGTGAACATTTACCGTAACTTTACAAATCGACGTATAAGATATGAAGCTCTTTCATGCCTGACCAAAAAACAATTGGCATGGCAAACCTTGTCTATGCTCACCCTCTTCCGAATTTGCCTTTGTATATATGGAAATAATTATACGCTTGAGTAAagttaaataaattatttgaaGAAAACAAGTAACCAATTATTTATCTTCCGATTGCTTATAAGAtgacttcaaaaaaaaaaaaaaaaaacttagccCACCACTCCCTTACATATATCATCTTCCGATTTCTAAGATGACTTAATTTGGAAAAGGTTTGGATTTAGCTAAAATAACTCGAATCTTCCCAGAAGGAAATTTTGGTTTAGTTGAAAATGAGAACTGAAACACCCACTATCGGTGAGTCGGTGACATACTgacatacattttttttttcatcccaAATTAAAAATACGGTGACATACATGATAAAAGAATGATGCAACGGCTGGTTGGTGCGGCAGCAATGGTGACAACTAATAGGTGGTGGGATCGATGTGTTGCTTACTTGCTCATACGCATAACGACATCATTCATGTAAagttgatcgaggagttgtacTCGTGGTGGTGGTGAGGTTGGCTGCACATCATAGTGGCAACCCATAACAGTAGGAGCCGGGCCGCTGTTCGTTGATAATGATAGATCAAATTTGTAGTGGTGGCAATGGTGGTAGTCACTGGTAGAGAATAGAGAGTAGGCAATGTGGAGACTAGAGAGTACGTTCATTCGTGAAGTTGGAAATAGTGATAGTAAGGGTGGTGGTCAATTTTTGGCCGGGCAGAGACGCACAGTATGTAGTGCGCCGATAATGTCGCCGATCCGTCGGCAATGACAAGGAGTACGGCGGTGCAGACTAATTaattaagagttttttttttttttaaacatttCTCAATTGAAAATTCATATTTAtcttgttgtaaatattattatctatgtggatgtccatgtaaatactcattagttatgtactttgatgtaaaccctacctctatataagggaggctaatgagactgaatgataacacttctacttcctcctaactattctctttttatcttctcactactttataacacgttatcagcacgcttgcTCTATTTTTTAGACTCCATGATGATCTAAGACGTCTTCGTGCAACGTTTGTTGTTTTTGACCATGATTCATGATCTATGAGATTTAATTCGTCATTCGATTTGATTATTCGAAACCCATAATAATATGCATCATTCTTAATTCAAAAGCgtttataattttttctttcattgtGCGATGTGGATTTCTATGAGACCCAAACCGCACCGTTTGCTCTGAATGTCTTCGGCCAGTTTTTGGTGGCCAGTTATAGAGCTCCTTAAAGGTTGTTCCCTTCTTTAGTATTAATGTTTTTCTCCTCACTCGTCGCCATTGCTAGTTC is a genomic window containing:
- the LOC133739233 gene encoding WAT1-related protein At4g08290, whose amino-acid sequence is MSSNMWKKAKPYLLTIGLQFGSAGMYIISAATLNHGMNRYVLIVYRNAIAALVLAPFALVLERKTRPKMTLSIFFHIMVLGFLEPVLDQGFAYLGMKYTSASFTSAIMNAVPSVTFVISVIFRIEHVNIKEVRSQAKVIGTLVTFGGALLMAMYKGPAINIVGSHDDGGHHESSSRTSSTHWAMGTLFILIGCVAWSCFYVLQSVTLKKYPANISLSCWICSMGAMQGAAVAFVAERHPSAWAVGWDTRLLAPLYTGIVSSGITYYVQGLVMKTRGPVFVTAFNPLCMILVAILASFVLAEKLHLGSIIGGFIIAIGLYAVVWGKSKDYSTSTSPTNDPTDLKDENEAHKLPITTTNGTKLTIIGGKNSSNQPAEMQFMTVQK
- the LOC133741134 gene encoding WAT1-related protein At4g08300-like: MGDQSPSGSKLSVFLKKIKPYLAMVSLQFGYAGMYIISMVSFKHGMSHFVLSVYRHVVAFCVIAPFALVLERKIRPRMTLPIFLRIVLLGFLEPVLDQNLYFLGMKYTSATFASATVNVLPAITFILALCFRLETVNVKKLHSLAKVIGTLVTLSGAMIMTLYKGPIIDVFRGHSNSTQTSSTESSDQHWIAGPLMLIASCGGWASFFILQSFTLKKYPAQLSLTAWICVMGVLEGGVVTLVMERKMSVWVIGWDSRLLASVYSGVICSGLAYYVQGVVNRERGPVFVTSFSPLCMIITAVLGAIVLAEQVHLGSILGAILIVFGLYTVVWGKSKDPVALDEPLKDEKGVNHELPVTAANNSIKGST